The nucleotide sequence AAGAACGGCATGCTGACGGAGCGGTGTCATAATCAAATCAGAGAATAGTCAGCTACTAAACTACGACACCGGCGATGGGGTTACAAATAGTTCCGGATAAGCTGACCCAGGGGTCGGTGAGCGGTCGTCAGAACGGACGGTAATGGTTGCCAAACAGCACCATAAGCCCTGCTGATGCGCTCACAACACTCATGACCCGCTGGCAGTTAAACCGCGATGTCTGCAGGGTACCGTAGCTGCTCAGGCTTTTTGAGGTTACGGCATCAAACGTAAACTGAGAATGCGTATAATCGCCACTCAGATGCAGTGACAGGCAGCGGCCAAGCCGGTAGCGCAGGCTTACTCCTCCCCCCAATGCAACTGCCGCGTTCGGTGAGCCTGTTGTTTTCACCAGCATATTTACATCACCAAACTTAGCCGACATAGCGGTTTCGGGAAGCCGGGTCATAGCCTGTCCTACCAGCAGCCGGGCGTCCAGCGAGAATCGCTCCATCGGAATACTTATGTAGGGGCCAGCCATCAGCGTCGTTATCGACCAGTTATCGGCTTTCGCCGTCCAGACGGTTGAATTAGCACGGGAGGCAGCATCAATCAGCTCGTGCGTCTGCAACGCATTCTGGTGTTGTTCTCCGCGCACCATTAGACCTACCGGACCAACAATCCGGTAACCAATTGCGGCATTAACAGCCAGGCCCTGTCCCGCCATACCGGCTTTTGAATCCGTAACCGAGCAACTGGCAAACCGCCCCAGAGGTAAACTGCCCCCTGCAGAAACGGCAAAAAATCCTTTTTTATCCTGATACGATAAGATAAACGACTTCTGGCTCTGACAGAAGGACAAGCTTGTTACTACACTCGCCAGGATAGTTAAGAAAACTCGCTTCATGGCCAACCGAATTCGATGTAAGTTACTTTTAACTCACAAACAAATTCAGTGCCACTATTTCGGTAACTTCAATCAGGAAATCTCAGACTCGTTCCAGTCCATTCTCACTGTCGTTAACCATCCGTAAATAAACGCCATTGGTCCAGCCAAAACCGTCCTGATTCGGGTACTTGCCACCACCCGTAGTCAGGGCTGCGTCAACAACGTTATATTTTTCCATCATCTTACCGCTTGCTTTAAAGACTTTGTCGTTGAGTGCCAGCCAACGGTCGCGGCCTTCGCGGGCGGTTTCCGTAAAGCCATAGTTCAAAAGCCCCTTATACACAATCCATTGCAACGGTGCCCAGCCGTTGGGCCAGTCCCACTGCTGACCCGTATTAACCAGCGTTGTTACCCAGCCGCCTTCCTTTAGAAAATCAGTCTTCAGCCGGTTGTGTATGTGGCTGGCCTGCTCCGGGCTGGCCAGTTTAAAGAACAGGGGAGCGACGCCCGCCAGCGTAATCGCCGGTGTTAACCGACCAGCCACGGCGTCGTAATCATGAAAGAATCGGGTATGTTCATTCCAGAAAAACGTTTGAATCTGTTCTTTGCGGGCTGCGGCTGCCTGCTCCATTTTTTCTGCGTCAATTATCAGGCTGGTCTGCCGGTAAGCATCCCGCAGGGTTATCTCCAGAAAATAAAGCGCGCAGTTCAGATCGACCGGCACTATATCGGCGGCATGAATAGAGGTCATTGTTTTTCCATCCGAAAACCAGCGACTGCTAAAATCCCAGCCCGATTCACAGGCAGCCCGAACGTGGGTGTGAAGCGCTTCGAGATCAATGCCCAGCTTCTGAGCTTCGTCGGCCAGCTCCGCTTCGACGCGATAAGCCTCGGGCCGGATCGTCGGCGTGTCGTCCCAATGGCGGTTTAAGATTCCCTGATCAGGCACCTGAACTACGCGACGTACTATGGGGCGATCGTCGGTCAGAGCGTTACGTCCCTGCATCCAGAAGTCGTACTCCCGCTGCAACTGTGGCAGGTAGTTTGACAATACATCCGGGCCGTCTGTTTCAGCCAGCAACTGAACCATCAGTGCGAAGTAAGGCGGTTGCGAGCGGCTCAGGAAATACGTTCGGTTGCCGTTTGGTACGTAACCGAACAGATCGATCAGGTAAGCGAAATTATCGAGCATGCTGCGGATCAAATCCATTCGGCCAGCTTCCTGCAGACCCAGCATGGTGTAGTAAGTATCCCAGTAAAAGATTTCGCGGAACCGCCCGCCCGGCACTATGTATGGGTGCGGTAAAGGTATGCGGGAACTACCTTCCACCTGCGGATCAGCCGAACGCGCGAGCCAGTCCCACAGACGGTTAATGTGCTCGGCCGTAGGGATGGACGTATCGCTGACGTAATCGCTGCCTGGCTTGGGTGGTAGCACAAAGTGTTCGTGCACAAACGCGCTCAGGTCAAAACCAGGCTTTTGTTTTTCAGATTCGTACAGCGCGATGAGATGGGCCGGCACCATCTTGGGAACGCAGTCCACGAATGTTTTAGAGTCCGTAAAAACCTGCCCTAGCTGGACAGCGCGATACAATTCGCCAAAAAGCTGATCAGGCGATTGGGGACGGGTAAGGTTTGCCAAGGTGAACGTGCTTTTATAACGTAACACCCAGGCTTGCCTTTTGTCATTCAGGATTTAACGAATCCTGGTTATAAACCGCCTTTCACTGACTCGTAATCGGATTTGATTCGACCCATTTCTTTGGCCAGAAACGTTTGCAGCTGCTGGTTAAACTCGGCTTTATCGGCTTCGGATAAGGAAGCGTATAAATCTTTCAGCTCCTGATTGATGGCTGCCCGTTCGGCATCGTTGGCCGCGTTGATGGAACGGATATGGTATCGTCTGAAATCGTATTCCATAGTTTATTAATAATAAACCGGACGTTAAACAGTAGCTAGTGTCTAACGTCCGGTGTTTATTCTGTTCAACAACTATGACTGCATCAGTTCCCGCTGCTCTTTCATCCTTGCCCGCTCAATCGAGCGCGACACCAGAATACTGACCTCATACAATCCCGCCAGCGGCAGGGCAACCAGCACCTGGCTATAAATATCGGGCGAAGGCGTAATGATACCAGCCAGAACCAGAATCACAATCCAGGCGTGTTTGCGATACGACCGCATGAACGTAGGCGTCAGCACGCCCACTTTCGAGAGCACAAATGCCACAATTGGCATCTGGAACATCAGGGCGCAACCCAGCGACAGCGTCACCAGAATCCCGATATACGACGTAATATCGAACTGATTTTTAATCTCAGGCGTAATCTGGTAGTTTGCCAGGAAGTTGATGGCCAGGGGCGAAACAATATAATAACCAAACAACAGGCCCATCAGAAACAGCATCGACACGTAAAACACAGCGCCACGAGCCGCCTGCTTCTCCGTCTGGCGTAATCCAGGTTTTATAAACCGCCACAGTTCCCAGAACGCATAAGGAAACGCGAAACACAGACCAATGATCAGCGACGAGGTCAGGGCCATCGTAAACTGATCCGATACACCAAGAGCCTGCAGTTCGAAATTCAGTTTCTTAACGCACAAGTCCGCGTAACCCGTCATATCCGACAGTTTACACATCATTCGATACGTCCAGAAATTCGGGCTTTTAGGCCCCATAATAACTATCCGGAAAATATCTTCAATAAAGATGAACGCGATCAGCGCAAAGACGAAGATGGACCCCACCGCACGAATGATGTGCCAGCGGAGTTCTTCCAGATGGTCCAGAAAGGACATCTCTTTGCCGTCGGATTCGATTTCCTCGTCGGTCAGTTGATCTAATGGCATTCTATTGAGCGAAAGAGTGAATGAGCGAAAGAGTGAGTTAATAGCTGCTGGCGTTTCTGATTTCGCTCATTCGCTCATCCACTCTTTCACCCTTTGGATTACTTAACTTTTATAAAGTGGAAACGCTTTCATCCACTCATTAATTTCTTCTTTAACGGTTGCCAGAGCCGTTTCATCGTCATGATGCATCAGCACGCGGTCAATATATACGACAATTTGCTCCATGTCCGATTCCTTCAGCCCGCGTGTAGTCATGGCCGCCGTTCCGACCCGCATCCCCGACGTAACCATCGGCGACTTATCGTCGAACGGCACCATGTTCTTGTTAATGGTGATATCTGCTTTAATAAGTGTGTTCTCAGCTAATTTACCCGTCAGGCCTTTCGAGCGCAGATCAATCAGCATCAGGTGGTTGTCGGTGCCACCCGAGATGATCTGGTAGCCCCGGCTCAGGAACGCGCTGGCCATTGCCTGCGCGTTGGCCTTCACCTGAACGGCATAGTCATAAAAATCGTCGGTCAGAGCCTCACCAAACGCTACGGCTTTAGCCGCGATGATGTGCTCCAGCGGGCCGCCCTGCGTACCGGGAAACACACCTGAATCGAGCAGCGACGACATCATGCGGGTTTCGCCCTTTGGCGTTTTGATGCCGAACGGATTTTGAAAATCGTCCCGCATCATAATCATGCCTCCCCGCGTGCCCCGCAGCGTTTTGTGAGTCGTTGTGGTGACGATATGCGCGTAAGCCAGCGGATCGTTCAGCAGACCTTTGGCAATCAGGCCCGCCGGGTGCGACACGTCGGCCAGCAGTAGCGCCCCTACTTCATCGGCAATGGCCCGCAGACGGACGTAATCCCAGTCGCGGCTATAGGCCGAAGCACCACAGATCAGCATTTTGGGACGTTCACGTTTAGCCGTTTCTTCCACTACGTCGTAATTAATTACGCCAGTTTCACGTTCTACGCCGTAGAACGTCGGGCGGAAATATTTACCCGAAATATTGACCGGCGAACCATGGGTCAGGTGACCGCCATGCGACAGGTCAAAACCCAGTATCGTGTCGCCGGGTTGCAGACAGGCCAGGAATACCGCCGTGTTAGCCTGCGCCCCAGAGTGCGGCTGTACGTTCACCCAGGTAGCGCCGAAGAGTTCCTTAGCCCGGTCAATGGCAATCTGTTCAATCTGGTCTACCACCTCACAGCCGCCATAGTACCGTTTGCCCGGAAGTCCCTCCGCGTATTTATTGGTTAAGACGCTCCCGGCGGCTTCCATCACCTGGGGCGACACGAAGTTTTCGGAAGCGATCAGTTCGATACCGGATTCCTGCCGGTGCTGTTCCTTGGCAATCAGGTCAAATACCTGCGTATCGCGGGTGGTCGTTGCAGTCGTCATGCGCGTAGTTCTGTTCGGTTAGTTACCCGTTCGCCTGTTTTGTTCCTTGAAGCCAATCTGGCAAACAGGCAAACAACCAATTATTTATACGACAAAGGTACGGCGGAAAAGGATAGAATAAATACGATTGTCGGGTTCATCGCTGCGTTAATGTCGGTTGGATTGAGCACCGAATGGAAATATTTTTGCTGAATTTCTGTTGCTCAATAAATCATCAATTACCCAAAGCGGTATGAAATTCATTCCTGCGCTCGTTGTCTGGCTTTTACTGCCACTCCTGACGTTCGCCCAGATTCGTAAAGACCCGACCTCCTGGTCGATTAGTGCTCCCAAACAGCCCGCCAAAGTAGGCGATGTGATCAGCGTTCGCGTTCAGGCACGCATTGCCGATGGCTGGCACATGTATTCCAACGACCTTGATCCCAACATTGGCCCCGTCCCCACAACGCTTAAGTTTACGCCTTCGGATGCGTACACGCTGGTGGGCACGGCTACCCCCGTGGGCGTTGAAGAAGTGTTTGAAGAAGTATGGGGCGCGAAAGTGCGTCAATTCAAGAATCAGGCTGTTTTTGTTCAGAAAATAAAGTTAACCAAACCGAATGCCACCTTTACCGGAACGGCCGAATACCAGGTCTGCTCGGATAAAGACGGCGTTTGTCTGCCCCCCGCCGAAGCAGAATTTTCGGTAGAAATCAACGCAGCCGCTACGGCCGCTCTGCCCACATCGGCAACCACGGCCGTAGCCTCCGCTCCTGCAGCGGCTTCTGCCACAAAACCAACCGCTGAAACCGCTGTTGCTGCTGAAACCCAGCCTTCCACGTTAACGGCTACGCAGGGGGCCGCCAACCCGACCGTAAC is from Spirosoma taeanense and encodes:
- a CDS encoding serine hydroxymethyltransferase; translated protein: MTTATTTRDTQVFDLIAKEQHRQESGIELIASENFVSPQVMEAAGSVLTNKYAEGLPGKRYYGGCEVVDQIEQIAIDRAKELFGATWVNVQPHSGAQANTAVFLACLQPGDTILGFDLSHGGHLTHGSPVNISGKYFRPTFYGVERETGVINYDVVEETAKRERPKMLICGASAYSRDWDYVRLRAIADEVGALLLADVSHPAGLIAKGLLNDPLAYAHIVTTTTHKTLRGTRGGMIMMRDDFQNPFGIKTPKGETRMMSSLLDSGVFPGTQGGPLEHIIAAKAVAFGEALTDDFYDYAVQVKANAQAMASAFLSRGYQIISGGTDNHLMLIDLRSKGLTGKLAENTLIKADITINKNMVPFDDKSPMVTSGMRVGTAAMTTRGLKESDMEQIVVYIDRVLMHHDDETALATVKEEINEWMKAFPLYKS
- the tatC gene encoding twin-arginine translocase subunit TatC, giving the protein MPLDQLTDEEIESDGKEMSFLDHLEELRWHIIRAVGSIFVFALIAFIFIEDIFRIVIMGPKSPNFWTYRMMCKLSDMTGYADLCVKKLNFELQALGVSDQFTMALTSSLIIGLCFAFPYAFWELWRFIKPGLRQTEKQAARGAVFYVSMLFLMGLLFGYYIVSPLAINFLANYQITPEIKNQFDITSYIGILVTLSLGCALMFQMPIVAFVLSKVGVLTPTFMRSYRKHAWIVILVLAGIITPSPDIYSQVLVALPLAGLYEVSILVSRSIERARMKEQRELMQS
- the treF gene encoding alpha,alpha-trehalase TreF, which gives rise to MANLTRPQSPDQLFGELYRAVQLGQVFTDSKTFVDCVPKMVPAHLIALYESEKQKPGFDLSAFVHEHFVLPPKPGSDYVSDTSIPTAEHINRLWDWLARSADPQVEGSSRIPLPHPYIVPGGRFREIFYWDTYYTMLGLQEAGRMDLIRSMLDNFAYLIDLFGYVPNGNRTYFLSRSQPPYFALMVQLLAETDGPDVLSNYLPQLQREYDFWMQGRNALTDDRPIVRRVVQVPDQGILNRHWDDTPTIRPEAYRVEAELADEAQKLGIDLEALHTHVRAACESGWDFSSRWFSDGKTMTSIHAADIVPVDLNCALYFLEITLRDAYRQTSLIIDAEKMEQAAAARKEQIQTFFWNEHTRFFHDYDAVAGRLTPAITLAGVAPLFFKLASPEQASHIHNRLKTDFLKEGGWVTTLVNTGQQWDWPNGWAPLQWIVYKGLLNYGFTETAREGRDRWLALNDKVFKASGKMMEKYNVVDAALTTGGGKYPNQDGFGWTNGVYLRMVNDSENGLERV